In the genome of Candidatus Pristimantibacillus lignocellulolyticus, the window TTTTCTTACCGAATCACAAATTCCGATCGATCGATTTGCGATTGCACTTAACACGAAACTTCCAGATGATATTATTATTCTAGAAGCTAAGGAAATGCCGCTTGATTTTCATGCTAGGCATATGGTAAAACGTAAAACGTATCGTTATAGCATCGACAATGGAAAGTTTCCTGATCTTTTCGGGCGACAATATCGATTGCATGTCCCAGTGCCACTTCATAGTGACAAGATGAGACAAGCATTATCTTATATTGTTGGTACACATGACTTTACTTCATTTACGTCAACACGATCGGTTAAGCCGCATCATGTTCGTACGATTTACGAAGCTAAGTTAGTGGAAGATGGACCATTTATTCATATAGAACTTACTGGTAATGGATTTACGTATAATATGGTTCGTATCATTGTAGGAACTCTCCTTAAGATCGGACATGGCAAACGTAATCCAGAAGATATGGTAGCTATATTAGCAGGTTGTGAGAGAAGTCTCGCAGGCCCAACGGCGTTACCAATCGGACTATTGCTAAAAGATGTGTGCTATACAGATTAACTAGTAGAGTGTACAATAACTTTAACTAGTGACGTACAACCTCTAATCTACTACGGTTAACGTGAGATTGAAGTTGACACGGATGCATAGCAAGCCAGAATAACGAATGAATCTTTAGTGATCATTATTATTCAACTTGATGTATAGTAATTGATGGTAATAACAAACGTTATTCTATCAATAGTTGGAACTTCGTTGTATGATGATATGCTAGATTATGTCAACTAGTTGTTCAACCAGCCCCACTGACAAAAGGACCGCTTAATTCTTCGTTCTTGAAAAATCTCTTATGATCAGTCGATTAGACGTTTATTTTCTTAGTAGTATTGACCTAAAATGCATGACTATTACACAATAGTATCCACGTTAAGTCTAACTTTTATTGGAAATGTTTACAGTCTAAATGTAGTGAGAAAATTGCGATAATATCGCGCTTGCTAAGCGAAAAGCACTTGATTATTCAATGGGCTTATAGTACAATATATTTTGTGCTTTCTTAGTGGCTCTCCCACAGCCCCGACTGAGAAGTACGACTGAATTTTCAACAGTGAATGAAGAATCACACGATTCCGTTGTTATAAAAAAGAAGAATGTATTTGAATCAAGGAGGAACATCCATGCGTACCACTTATATGGCTAAGGCTAATGAAGTTGAACGTAAATGGCTTCTGATTGACGCTGAGGGAAAAACTCTTGGTCGTCTTGCCAGCGAAGCAGCAGCGCTAATTCGCGGTAAACATAAGCCTCAGTTCACGCCACATCTTGACACTGGAGATTTCGTTATCATTATCAATGCTGACAAAATCGTATTAACTGGTAATAAATTGGCTGACAAGAAATACTACCGTCACTCTATGTACTCTGGTGGACTTAAAGTAACACCAGCTGGAGAAATGCTTGCTAAAAAACCTGAACGTATGATGGAATTAGCAGTACACGGTATGTTACCTAAGAATCGTCTTGGTAACAAAATGAAATTAAAACTTAAAGTATACGCAGGTGCGGAACATCCACATC includes:
- the truA gene encoding tRNA pseudouridine(38-40) synthase TruA — protein: MRNICMKVSYDGTDFNGFQNQPKGRTVQGEIERVLNILTREDIDIHASGRTDAGVHARGQVFHFLTESQIPIDRFAIALNTKLPDDIIILEAKEMPLDFHARHMVKRKTYRYSIDNGKFPDLFGRQYRLHVPVPLHSDKMRQALSYIVGTHDFTSFTSTRSVKPHHVRTIYEAKLVEDGPFIHIELTGNGFTYNMVRIIVGTLLKIGHGKRNPEDMVAILAGCERSLAGPTALPIGLLLKDVCYTD
- the rplM gene encoding 50S ribosomal protein L13, with protein sequence MRTTYMAKANEVERKWLLIDAEGKTLGRLASEAAALIRGKHKPQFTPHLDTGDFVIIINADKIVLTGNKLADKKYYRHSMYSGGLKVTPAGEMLAKKPERMMELAVHGMLPKNRLGNKMKLKLKVYAGAEHPHQAQNPEVYELRG